In Aythya fuligula isolate bAytFul2 chromosome 6, bAytFul2.pri, whole genome shotgun sequence, the following are encoded in one genomic region:
- the HSPBAP1 gene encoding HSPB1-associated protein 1 isoform X2: MAGAESGGPAAPGEDVKPFTPETAKEIVMSLQQPAVFCNMVGNWPALHWNVKFLSAVLDGKTIEFRIGSKTMDLVPQFETRCSYVKATLEEFLAWSSGQPSCLSGPFSCFEYSKYWAYADYKYIARIFEDKAEIFQDIRWSDFGFPGRSGKESTLWIGSEGANTPCHLDSYGCNLVLQVQGRIPYEESSVFSKVNVAKPDLKRFPEFKNTTAHVVTLSPGQVLLVPRHWWHYVESIDPITISINSWIELDADHEARVEEAITRTLVCAIKSAESPSDEDIWLNPTEVEATSHEINLQYLNKAVSAYFKCQKASVSEQTRPSSTEAERVTSPSHKRRKKQVGWEPGGHKLLTHEFGSSTLKAEKFQKIPFGPHLIQVLPQPQETSSTGAGKSDYRDLLHENGGRHFGKLHCTRKQLAMSNDCETPANQMDSDGSPNTSQTALSTNDLLDCLVNPHVISLVAQLLLERAGV, encoded by the exons ATGGCCGGGGCGGAGagcggcggccccgccgcgcccg gTGAAGATGTCAAACCATTTACTCCTGAGACAGCCAAGGAAATTGTGATGTCTCTACAGCAACCTGCAGTCTTCTGTAATATGGTTGGCAACTGGCCAGCCCTGCACTGGAATGTGAAATTCCTTTCTGCAGTGTTGGATGGAAAGACAATAGAGTTTAGAATAGGATCGAAGACAATGGATTTAG TTCCCCAGTTTGAAACCAGGTGTAGCTATGTGAAAGCTACACTTGAAGAGTTTTTGGCTTGGAGCAGCGGACAACCTTCTTGTCTCTCTGGACCATTCAGTTGTTTCGAGTACTCCAAGTATTGGGCTTATGCTGACTACAAGTACATTGCCAGAATATTCGAAGACAAGGCGGAAATTTTCCAG GATATAAGGTGGTCTGACTTTGGTTTTCCTGGAAGAAGTGGAAAAGAGAGCACACTGTGGATTGGTTCTGAAGGAGCAAACACTCCCTGCCATTTGGACTCCTACGGCTGCAATTTAGTGTTGCAAGTACAAGGAAG GATCCCTTATGAGGAATCCAGTGTATTCAGCAAAGTCAACGTTGCCAAGCCTGATCTGAAACGCTTTCCTGAGTTTAAGAACACAACAGCCCACGTGGTTACACTCAGTCCAGGACAG GTCCTGCTTGTTCCAAGGCACTGGTGGCACTATGTGGAATCCATCGACCCCATCACCATCAGCATAAACTCGTGGATTGAActg GATGCAGATCATGAAGCTCGTGTAGAAGAAGCAATAACTCGAACACTGGTATGTGCCATAAAATCAGCAGAAAGCCCCAGTGATGAAGATATCTGGCTAAATCCCACAGAG GTTGAGGCAACATCCCATGAAATCAATCTCCAGTACCTGAATAAAGCAGTGTCTGCATATTTCAAGTGTCAAAAGGCAAGCGTATCAGAGCAGACACGTCCCAGCAGCACTGAAGCGGAGCGAGTGACGAGTCCCTCAcacaagaggaggaaaaagcaagttGGCTGGGAACCAGGGGGCCACAAATTACTAACCCATGAATTTGGCTCTTCaacattaaaagcagaaaagttcCAGAAAATACCTTTTGGGCCTCACCTCATTCAAGTTCTACCACAGCCTCAAGAAACAAGCTCAACGGGTGCAGGCAAAAGTGACTATAGAGATCTTCTCCATGAAAATGGAGGACGACATTTTGGAAAATTACACTGCACCAGGAAGCAATTGGCAATGAGTAATGACTGCGAAACGCCTGCAAATCAAATGGATTCAGACGGCAGTCCAAATACCTCCCAAACAGCCCTTTCTACCAATGATTTGCTAGACTGTTTGGTTAATCCACATGTCATCAGCTTAgtggctcagctgctgctggagagagcAGGAGTTTAA
- the HSPBAP1 gene encoding HSPB1-associated protein 1 isoform X1, with translation MAGAESGGPAAPGEDVKPFTPETAKEIVMSLQQPAVFCNMVGNWPALHWNVKFLSAVLDGKTIEFRIGSKTMDLVPQFETRCSYVKATLEEFLAWSSGQPSCLSGPFSCFEYSKYWAYADYKYIARIFEDKAEIFQDIRWSDFGFPGRSGKESTLWIGSEGANTPCHLDSYGCNLVLQVQGRKKWHLFPPGDTSFLYPTRIPYEESSVFSKVNVAKPDLKRFPEFKNTTAHVVTLSPGQVLLVPRHWWHYVESIDPITISINSWIELDADHEARVEEAITRTLVCAIKSAESPSDEDIWLNPTEVEATSHEINLQYLNKAVSAYFKCQKASVSEQTRPSSTEAERVTSPSHKRRKKQVGWEPGGHKLLTHEFGSSTLKAEKFQKIPFGPHLIQVLPQPQETSSTGAGKSDYRDLLHENGGRHFGKLHCTRKQLAMSNDCETPANQMDSDGSPNTSQTALSTNDLLDCLVNPHVISLVAQLLLERAGV, from the exons ATGGCCGGGGCGGAGagcggcggccccgccgcgcccg gTGAAGATGTCAAACCATTTACTCCTGAGACAGCCAAGGAAATTGTGATGTCTCTACAGCAACCTGCAGTCTTCTGTAATATGGTTGGCAACTGGCCAGCCCTGCACTGGAATGTGAAATTCCTTTCTGCAGTGTTGGATGGAAAGACAATAGAGTTTAGAATAGGATCGAAGACAATGGATTTAG TTCCCCAGTTTGAAACCAGGTGTAGCTATGTGAAAGCTACACTTGAAGAGTTTTTGGCTTGGAGCAGCGGACAACCTTCTTGTCTCTCTGGACCATTCAGTTGTTTCGAGTACTCCAAGTATTGGGCTTATGCTGACTACAAGTACATTGCCAGAATATTCGAAGACAAGGCGGAAATTTTCCAG GATATAAGGTGGTCTGACTTTGGTTTTCCTGGAAGAAGTGGAAAAGAGAGCACACTGTGGATTGGTTCTGAAGGAGCAAACACTCCCTGCCATTTGGACTCCTACGGCTGCAATTTAGTGTTGCAAGTACAAGGAAG gaagaaatggcACCTCTTCCCACCTGGTGACACCAGTTTCCTTTATCCCACCAGGATCCCTTATGAGGAATCCAGTGTATTCAGCAAAGTCAACGTTGCCAAGCCTGATCTGAAACGCTTTCCTGAGTTTAAGAACACAACAGCCCACGTGGTTACACTCAGTCCAGGACAG GTCCTGCTTGTTCCAAGGCACTGGTGGCACTATGTGGAATCCATCGACCCCATCACCATCAGCATAAACTCGTGGATTGAActg GATGCAGATCATGAAGCTCGTGTAGAAGAAGCAATAACTCGAACACTGGTATGTGCCATAAAATCAGCAGAAAGCCCCAGTGATGAAGATATCTGGCTAAATCCCACAGAG GTTGAGGCAACATCCCATGAAATCAATCTCCAGTACCTGAATAAAGCAGTGTCTGCATATTTCAAGTGTCAAAAGGCAAGCGTATCAGAGCAGACACGTCCCAGCAGCACTGAAGCGGAGCGAGTGACGAGTCCCTCAcacaagaggaggaaaaagcaagttGGCTGGGAACCAGGGGGCCACAAATTACTAACCCATGAATTTGGCTCTTCaacattaaaagcagaaaagttcCAGAAAATACCTTTTGGGCCTCACCTCATTCAAGTTCTACCACAGCCTCAAGAAACAAGCTCAACGGGTGCAGGCAAAAGTGACTATAGAGATCTTCTCCATGAAAATGGAGGACGACATTTTGGAAAATTACACTGCACCAGGAAGCAATTGGCAATGAGTAATGACTGCGAAACGCCTGCAAATCAAATGGATTCAGACGGCAGTCCAAATACCTCCCAAACAGCCCTTTCTACCAATGATTTGCTAGACTGTTTGGTTAATCCACATGTCATCAGCTTAgtggctcagctgctgctggagagagcAGGAGTTTAA
- the HSPBAP1 gene encoding HSPB1-associated protein 1 isoform X3: MAGAESGGPAAPVPQFETRCSYVKATLEEFLAWSSGQPSCLSGPFSCFEYSKYWAYADYKYIARIFEDKAEIFQDIRWSDFGFPGRSGKESTLWIGSEGANTPCHLDSYGCNLVLQVQGRKKWHLFPPGDTSFLYPTRIPYEESSVFSKVNVAKPDLKRFPEFKNTTAHVVTLSPGQVLLVPRHWWHYVESIDPITISINSWIELDADHEARVEEAITRTLVCAIKSAESPSDEDIWLNPTEVEATSHEINLQYLNKAVSAYFKCQKASVSEQTRPSSTEAERVTSPSHKRRKKQVGWEPGGHKLLTHEFGSSTLKAEKFQKIPFGPHLIQVLPQPQETSSTGAGKSDYRDLLHENGGRHFGKLHCTRKQLAMSNDCETPANQMDSDGSPNTSQTALSTNDLLDCLVNPHVISLVAQLLLERAGV; encoded by the exons ATGGCCGGGGCGGAGagcggcggccccgccgcgcccg TTCCCCAGTTTGAAACCAGGTGTAGCTATGTGAAAGCTACACTTGAAGAGTTTTTGGCTTGGAGCAGCGGACAACCTTCTTGTCTCTCTGGACCATTCAGTTGTTTCGAGTACTCCAAGTATTGGGCTTATGCTGACTACAAGTACATTGCCAGAATATTCGAAGACAAGGCGGAAATTTTCCAG GATATAAGGTGGTCTGACTTTGGTTTTCCTGGAAGAAGTGGAAAAGAGAGCACACTGTGGATTGGTTCTGAAGGAGCAAACACTCCCTGCCATTTGGACTCCTACGGCTGCAATTTAGTGTTGCAAGTACAAGGAAG gaagaaatggcACCTCTTCCCACCTGGTGACACCAGTTTCCTTTATCCCACCAGGATCCCTTATGAGGAATCCAGTGTATTCAGCAAAGTCAACGTTGCCAAGCCTGATCTGAAACGCTTTCCTGAGTTTAAGAACACAACAGCCCACGTGGTTACACTCAGTCCAGGACAG GTCCTGCTTGTTCCAAGGCACTGGTGGCACTATGTGGAATCCATCGACCCCATCACCATCAGCATAAACTCGTGGATTGAActg GATGCAGATCATGAAGCTCGTGTAGAAGAAGCAATAACTCGAACACTGGTATGTGCCATAAAATCAGCAGAAAGCCCCAGTGATGAAGATATCTGGCTAAATCCCACAGAG GTTGAGGCAACATCCCATGAAATCAATCTCCAGTACCTGAATAAAGCAGTGTCTGCATATTTCAAGTGTCAAAAGGCAAGCGTATCAGAGCAGACACGTCCCAGCAGCACTGAAGCGGAGCGAGTGACGAGTCCCTCAcacaagaggaggaaaaagcaagttGGCTGGGAACCAGGGGGCCACAAATTACTAACCCATGAATTTGGCTCTTCaacattaaaagcagaaaagttcCAGAAAATACCTTTTGGGCCTCACCTCATTCAAGTTCTACCACAGCCTCAAGAAACAAGCTCAACGGGTGCAGGCAAAAGTGACTATAGAGATCTTCTCCATGAAAATGGAGGACGACATTTTGGAAAATTACACTGCACCAGGAAGCAATTGGCAATGAGTAATGACTGCGAAACGCCTGCAAATCAAATGGATTCAGACGGCAGTCCAAATACCTCCCAAACAGCCCTTTCTACCAATGATTTGCTAGACTGTTTGGTTAATCCACATGTCATCAGCTTAgtggctcagctgctgctggagagagcAGGAGTTTAA